One Stratiformator vulcanicus genomic window, ATGAAAGCGATAAATCGCGCAGGACACCAAGGCCGCATTGAAGAACGTGATCACGAAAAAATTGACGTAGTAGAACGCGAACAGAATCACGTACGCGATCGGGTCATCCTTAAGCGCGGCCGCTTCTTCGGTGGCATTACCGGCCATTACTACGTCGGCATAGCCGAGGCCCCACAACGGCAAAGCGAAGCTCACCAGCACGGCCGTCAGGCTCAACCCGGAAAGCGCGGGGAATATGAGCAGTTCTTTATCGAGCGCGATCACCCGCAAGGACTGGCGAGCGATGTCGATTCCGTTTGTGATAGTGCGGAACACACTTCCCTCCCCCGATCAAAATTGGTGATATCATCAATCCGAACTTCAGTTCGGCGCGGTACTCACTTTGGCGCCGGACTGGATTTGGCACAGTGACAGACCTGTCGCCCGATCACAATCGAAGAGGGAATGCGTTAAGTGACAGCGGATCATCAATCGCTTAGCACAATCAAACAGGGTTTTCCTGATGACGCCTTCGCCCGATTCTTGAATGATCTTCCACTCCAATGCCGTTTTAAGAGGAACACCTATGGCAACCACCACACACGACGATGAGACCCATTCGGTACCCATCGGCTATCTCTGCTGGGCCCTCGGTTTTTTTGGAAACTTTGGTGCTCATCGCTTCTACTACGGCAGGCCAATTACGGGGATCATCTGGTCGCTCACGTTCGGCTTGCTACTCATCGGCTGGATTATTGATTTCTTCCTGATCCCCGGGATGGATGAGAAGGCCGACGGGGAATATACGCGTGGGCCGTTCGACTACACCATTGCCTGGGCCCTGCTCTCGTTCCCGCTTAGTGGCGTATTCGGATTGCACCGCTTTTATCTGGGTAAATGGATCACCGGGATCATTTGGCTTCTGACCGGAGGACTCTTCCTCGTCGGATTCTTCTACGACCTGTGTACTTTGAATGAGCAGGTCGACGCGAAGAATCGTGACGCTGTCGGTGCCGCGTAAGCCCGGTCGAACACGCTCGTGGCGGTATCCCCCAATCTACGCGAGGTCGGCCGTCGCCAAGTGCATCGCGATGTCGCAGGCGGTGGCGAATTCACCGAGGTCGAGAAATTCGTCGACGGTGTGAATGTTGTGCTGACCGCAACCGAACGTCGCCGTCGGCTGGCCGTGCGCGTTCATCCAATTCGCATCGAGCCCACCGTTACCGATGACAAACTCAGGTTCGAGCCCGACGGCTCGAACCGCATTTGTGGCGGACTGCACAACCTTATCGCCCGGCGACAGCCGGAACGATTCGTATTTGAGTTCCGTGTTGAATTCGAATTTGCCGACGGCCCGCTCATGATTCTGAACGACCGCCACGGCTCGCTCGAAGGCGGCGCGATATTCATCGACGATGCGCTGTCGGAATGTGTGCGAGTGACTCCGCGCTTCGGCGCGAATCGAGAGTTGCGGCATCACGACGTTTGTCGCGCTTCCGCCGATAACGCTGCCCACGTTACTGGTGCCGCGCTCTTCTCCTTTTTCAATTAAGCCCAGCCAGCCATTCGCTTGCAGATCGGCGATAGCGACCGCGGCGACCGTTGCGGCGTTAATCCCCCGTTCAGGATGCACGCCGGCATGACTGGCCACACCTTCGATATCGATATTAATCGCCACATCACCGGTCGCACCGATGATAATCTCACGCGGGTCACGGCCATCAAAATTGAAGCATTGCGCTGGTCGCCCCAGCGCAGACGTGCTGAGATAGCGGCAGCCGCGCAGGCCGATTTCTTCCTGTACGCAAAACAGCAGCGTTAAAGGCGGATAATCGGCGTCGGTGTTTAGCAGTTGAGTTGCCGTGTGAAGCACGACGGCGACCCCGGCACGATCATCGGCCCCGAGCGCCGTTGTCGGATGCTTGGGATAAATTTTCGTACCACGACGCACCGGCACGGCGCCGTCGGCCAACGGGACGGTGTCGAGGTGGGCCATCAGCAGCCGTCGGCTCCCGCGCCTGCGACCGGGAAGCTTGACGATGAGATTGCCGGTCTCACCTCGAAAGGGGCTTTTTCGGTTCGCCGTATCGTGGCGAATAGCCGCGGGGGGACATCCGGCGTCGAGTAGCCTTTTCTCGACGAAAGCAGCGACCGCGGCCTCGCGGCCGCTCGTCCCCGAAATGCGTAGCAATTCGAGGACGAGCGATTCGGCTCTATCAACTTGCCGTTTCTTCACGGCTGAGCCTCGCCTGCGGAACCTGTGATTCCGAAATCCAAACCGTCCTTACTTTAAGACGTAAGCACCGGTCTTGTCGTTGCGGTCGATCTCTCCACCCCGCTTGAGGTGATAGAGCGTCTGATAAAGGACGGTCTTGAAGTCGGCTGACTTCGACTTGTAGCCCTCTTTCTGAACGGCATCCATCATCTCGTTGAGATCGAGACCCTTCTTGTTCTTCGCCAGAATGTCGAGGATGTAATCCTTGAGCGACTTGGTGTTGCGGGCACGGCGGCCGCCACTCGACTTCTTCTTTTTGACCGACTTTTTCTTTTTCGGCGTCGAAGTAGCAGCTTTCGACTTCTTCGGTCGACCGGGCGACTTCTTCTTGCCACCGGCGAGATCGGCGATTTCCTGATCGACGGCGGACAGTTCTTCGAGCAACTTCGCCCGCTTCTCTTCGAGGTCGGTCACTGCCGAGCGACGGTCCTCCAAGAGTTCTTCCAGTTCAGCGACCGTCATGTCTTTTGATTTAGCCATCTTTGTCATTCTCCAGCGGTTTCAATTTCGTTCGCACCATCCGGAGCGCGAACCCCCCCAATTACTTTCAATGAGCACGTTATATCGCCGTCTGAAATTGAACTTCAATCCTATGACGGCATTGAAACCGGATTTCCTTGTAAATATTACACTTTCATGCGGCATTTATGGCCGTTTCTTAAGGCTTGACCATCAAAGTGAGTACCGTCGAAGTGCTTTTTGAGCGGAATGTAAAAATGACAACTTCATTGAGGCGCGCCACTGCCGCAAAAATTTTCGTATTTGAACTTGATCCCAATGTCTGGCATATCACTCGCTGCCTATGCGTACGAAAGGCGAATCTTTGATCTTCTCAAAGCTGACGAAATTACTTTTCAACGCATGTGTCGTCTCTAATGCCTGATTAATGGACGAACGAACCGCAGGTGAGGTTCAATTTTCGGGTTTCGATCAAACGATGGTATCAAATTTCAGTCGATCGGACTGATTTTGCTTTTTAACAGCAGCGGTGTCTCCGTGTGGATGAGGCGAAGTCACTCAATGCCGCAGGACTGCGAATCTATTGTCAGCTCAGAGCGTTTCTACTAACTTGCCGCGCTCCACTTCGCAGACGTCAACAATCGTCTGAATCGCCTCCCATGAGGCTCGCCACAGACGCCCGCCATGACAAACCGCCTTTCTCGGGGCGTACGCTCATTCGTGACTGCCTGTGTGCTGCTCGTCCTAACGGCGATTGCGGCCGAGATCGGCTTGCGCATCAAAGACGACTACAAAACCGCCACAGCCTCGCCCGTCGAACTGGCCGAGCGGCTTACCGTTCCCTGCTGGCGGACTGTGCGAACGCTCCGCCCGCTGGCGGAACGTGAAACACTCGACCCCGATCGCGGGGTGCGAATTACGGTGCGGATCAACAGCCTCGGTTTAAGGGGTGAAGAGCCGCAGATTCCTAAATCCCCGGGAACGTTCCGCATTCTGTTGCTGGGCGACGAAACGTTTTTCGGCCCTTATTTAGCGGAAGCAGATACTGTTGCGGCACGGTTGGAATCGCTCTTAGGTAGTCGAACCGACTTGCAGGTGGAGGTCGTCAATGCCGCCGTCCCTGGAGACTGCCCGCTGTTGTCGACATTGCGAGTCAAGGGCACGTTACTCTCGCTCGATCCCGATTTAATCGTTCAACATTTCGACATTTCCGATATTGCAGAATCGGCTGAGTATCGACGGCGGACGCGGCTCGATGAAGCCGGGCGGGCGCTGGCGTGCCCGTCAGCGACTTTGGAGTCCGGCCGGCATCTGCTCTGGTTCGAAGAACTCAAATTGACGGCTGCGGCGACATCAATGCTGTCGCGGTTCTTTGAACCTCCTGCAACCGATGCTGAACCGAATCGATCGATGGGGCTGAGCTGGCCGGACGATCCCGCACAGGGAGAACTGATTCGCTTGGAGCAAGCCCTTGCCCCTCTAACCGAATTGCGTCAGATCGCCGACGGAACCTATTCGAAATTCTTGGTTTCGACCTGTCCACAACCATGGCAGGTCTCACCGACCGCCAGCAGCGGACCGTCTGTCCGAGAGGCCGCGGGGGTTCAAGCGGGACAGCATTATCTCAGCCGGTCCGTGTTTGACCGCGTCGCGGCCTACACAACCGAGCACTCGATCGCTTGGTGCGACGCCGTACCATATTTTGAAGACTACTCCGCGCCGGACGTGCTGTTTTTCAAAAACTCGGTCGGACTATCACCGCGCGGCGCCGAACTTTACGCCCGCGTTTTAGCCAAACGGATCATGGAAGAGACGCCATACGTCTGGCGGAAGGTCAGTGGTCCGGGTGAAAATATTCCGCGGGCGGCCGACCGTCGGGCCGAGACGCATTCGCACGATGGAACGTGGTTCGAGTAAGCGGGGTGAGTGGATTATATAACGCTGCGAAGCCATTCCCGGCTTCACCTTTAATCTCAAAGCTCTGTCGGTCTTGACACGGCAGGCCGACCAGTTGTCGAAACTGACCCGGTTATGTTCGAATCAATATCCAGCGCTGCCGGGCGAACTGTATCAACCCTGAAATTTTCCATACCCGGTCGCCAAAGCTGAAACCTGTACTTGAACTTCAGCGGCGAAAAAGGCGAGTAGATGACACCCTACGAAAGTGCACGCAAGTACTTTTTCGATGCGGCCGAGTTGATGGACCTGTCGAGCAATATGCAGAAGCTCCTGCTATTGCCAGAACGAGAGTTAAAAGTCCAAGTGGCGTTCGAGCGGGACAACGGCGAGATCGCCACGCTGGTCGGTTATCGGATTCAGCACAACAGCGCCCGAGGTCCGATGAAGGGCGGCCTTCGATTTCATCACGAGGTTGATGAAAACGAAGTCCGAGCCCTCGCGACATTGATGACGTGGAAAACAGCGATCGTCAATATCCCCTATGGTGGGGCGAAGGGGGGCGTTGCCGTCAACGTCGCAGATCTCGCACAAGGCGAATTGGAGGCACTCACGCGACGGTTCGTCGATGAAATTCACGATGTCATCGGCCCCGATAAAGACATTCCCGCACCCGACATGGGGACCAATGCCCAAGTGATGGCGTGGATTATGAACCAATACGGTAAGTACCACGGTTTCAATCCCGCTTGCGTCACAGGCAAACCGGTCGAAATGCACGGCGCCGACGGTCGCGAAGAAGCGACCGGTCGCGGCGTCGTCGCGACGACGCGAGCGCTGCTCGATCGGGTCGGTCGTCCGGTCAGCGAAACGAGTTTCGCAATCCAAGGCTTCGGGAATGTCGGTAGTCACACCGCCCGATTTCTTCAGAAGTCTGGCGGAAAAGTGTGCGGAGTGACCGATGCCGTAGGCGGAGTGTGGAATCCCGACGGCCTTGATATCAAGAAGCTCGTCGAATTCGCTGTCGAGAACGGGACGGTGGAGGGCTTTTCCGACGCGGAACCGATCTCGAACGATGAATTGCTCATCTCCGACGTCGACGTGCTGATTCCGGCGGCGATCGGCAATGTGCTGTCTCGTCACAACGCGCGGGACGTGCGGGCCAAATTCATTGTGGAAGCGGCCAACAGCCCCACGACCCCCGAGGCCGACGACATTTTTCACGAACGGGAGATTCTCGTTGTGCCCGACGTATTGGCCAATGCCGGAGGCGTGACGGTGAGCTACTTCGAGTGGGTCCAGAATCGCCAGCACTTTAAGTGGGAAATCAGCCGAGTCCGCAATGAACTCGACCGAATTATGATCGAGAGTTTCGATAAGGTCTGGTCGCTCGCGGAACGCCGCCACGTGCCGCTGCGGCTCGCATCATACCTGCTCGGCATCGGCCGGGTTGGTCGTGCGACGGTCCTCGGCGGAATCTGATCCCGGTTTTCGCAACGGCGATCGAGCCTAAGATGGAGTCGATGAACCTTGAACGAATTAAAATGAGTCCCCGGTACGGTAGTCCCTCATGCAAGTGACCGAAGACGATCTGGCCTGCTGCGGCATCTTCCGCGAATTGACCCCGGCCCATCGACGCGAATTCCTCGAACTCGTTGAGGTGCGCGAGTACGAGGCCGGACGGACAATCCTCGAAGAGGGTGGGGAAACCCGGAATATCTGGTTCATCATCGCGGGCGTCTGCCGGGTTGAGATGGAGACGGATAACGGGGAAACCCACGAGTTGGCTCGTCTGGAGCGCGGCTCGCTCTTCGGCGAAATGTCGTTCTTCAACCCCGCTCCGCATTCCGCGTCGGTCATTGCCGACACCGATGTCCGTGTGCTGCGGATGAGCAGCGAGCAGTTCGCCCAGTTGGAAATCAGCGGCCTGCGTCCCGCGTATCACATCGCCAGAGAAACGGCGGTCATCCTGTCCGAGCGTCTGCGGAAAATGGATGAGTGGGTGTCCAAGCTGGTCGCGAGAGATTCCGAGGAGCCGCAACGGCAGGAATGGGCCGAATTTCGAGCCAAACTCTACACAAACTGGGAGTTCTAAGTCGTCTCCGGCAGCCGGCCCGACCTGCGTCACTAAGAAGACCACGTTGACAGGGTTGTGCAGACGTAAGATATTTCGATGCCGCGTTGCAGGCCCGAACGCACTGTGACGCTTTGTGTCTTTCAGATTGAGCGATGCTTTCAGATTAAGCAATGACTGACCTACAGCAGTATGCCGTCAATGTTGCCACGAAGGCTCGAGCAGCCTCGCGGGTGCTTGTCGCTGCGCGGGGCGAAACCAAGAACCTCTGGTTGACCAAGTGCGCTGCGGCCATCCGGGAGCGGCGCAAAGAATTACAGGCGGAGAACCAGCGCGATCTCGACAAGGCTCCCGAGTACGGGCTGACCGAGGCGGCGATCGATCGGCTGGAACTGACCGACAGCCGCCTTGAGTCGATTGCGACCGCGATAGAGGAGATCATAGCCCTGCCCGATCCGGTGGGCCGGGTGCTCGGCAGCAATGTGCGGCCGAACGGGTTGAACGTGACGAAGGTCCGCGTGCCGCTCGGTGTGATCTTCTTCATCTATGAGTCGCGGCCCAACGTCACGGTCGACGCCGCGGCACTCTGCGTCAAAAGCGGCAACGCGATCATCCTGCGGGGCGGAAAAGAAGCTTTTCACAGCAATCAGGCTCTGCACGCCCTGTTGAGCGAGATTCTCTCCGAGGTCGGCCTCCCCGCCGACGCCGTGCAAATGGTCACGACGACCGATCGTGAAGCGGTCGGTCACTTTTTAAAGCTCGGCGACGAGATCGATCTCACAATTCCGCGAGGCGGAAAAGGATTGATCCAGCGAGTCACGGCTGACGCCGCCATGCCGGTGCTCAAGCACTTGGACGGCGTATGCCACGTTTACATTGACCGATCGGCCGATATCAGCCGGGCGATCGAAATTACGGTCAACAGCAAAGCGCAGCGACCGGGCGTTTGTAATGCCGCTGAGAGCCTGCTCGTCCACGCGGCGATCGCCACGGACTTTCTTCCGGCCGTTTATGACGCCCTAAGTTCTGCCGGAGTCGAGATCGTCGGTTGCGAACGGACCCGCGAAATTCTTCCGCAAGTGGCGGCCGCGTCCGAAGAAGATTTTCGCACGGAATATCTCGCGCTCAAAATTTCCGTGCGCGTCGTCGATTCGACGGCTGACGCGATCGAACACGTCAACAAATACGGTTCGGGACATACCGAATCAATTGTGACGACCGACATCGCGTCGATGCAGCAGTTTACAACAGGTTGCGATTCGGCCGCGGTCATCGTTAACGCGAGCACGCGGTTTAACGACGGCGGCGAATTCGGGCTCGGCGCGGAGATCGGCATCAGCACCGATAAATTTCACGCCCGCGGCCCCTGCGGCTTGGAAGAACTGACGACCTATAAATATGTCGCCTTCGGCGACGGGCAAATCCGAGAGTAGCAATAAGTAGGTCGGGCTGTGCCCGACGAATCAAAGCAATCACGTCCATTTGCAACGAGATTGCTGTTCAAAGTTGAGTCCATCACAAGTCGAACAAGTCGCTCTATTGCGGCCTAATTTTCCTCCTGAACTCTCACCTACGATTTCCTAAAGCTCACCTTAACCCGGCATCTCGATGTCCGACGTACTAAGCCAAAACGAAGTCGAATCGCTGCTGGCAGCGCTCGATGGCGATGCGTCTGCATCGGATTTTGGGGGCGGGGGCGGACAGGATCCGGCGCCTCGAACCGGCGGGCAGATCAGCGTCTATGACTTCAAGCGCCCCGAACGCGTCAGCAAAGAGCAGATGCGGGCCTTTCAGGCGCTCCACGAAGGGTTTAGCCGCGAATTCGGTGCGGCCCTCAGCGGCATGCTTCGCTCGATCGTCGAGGTCCGGCTGATCAGCGTCGACCAGTTGACCTACAGCGAGTTCGTCTTCAGCCTCGAAAACCCGACCTGCTTCAACCTATTGGAGTCGAAGGGTCTTGAAGGCAACTTAATCCTCGACCTGAACCCCTCCATTATTTTTCCGGTCGTCGATCGCCTGCTCGGCGGCGGAAGGCATGCTCGACTTTCGAACCCGAATCGCGCCCTGACGGAAATTGAATTACGGCTTGTTTCGCGAATCACCCAACTCGCGATGCGGGGCTTGGAGAAAGCCTGGAGCAACCTCTGCTCGCTCGACCTGCACGTCACACAGGTCGAAAGCAACCCACAGTTGGTGCAGATCGTCCCGCCGAACGAAGTCATCGTCCTGATCAGCTTCGAGATTTCGATGGGGGACATGCGCGGGATTATGAACCTGTGCATTCCCTTCAATACGATCGAGCCACTCTCCGGCAAGCTGTCGTCCGATACGTGGTCGGCTTATACCAAACGTGCGGCTGATGAGAGGCAAAAATTAAGCCTTGAGAAAAGCGTCGGCAAAGCGAAGGTGAAACTCGCTGTGCAGGTGGCCGAGACGACCGTTACCGCTGACGAAATCGCCGGTTTAGCGGTCGGCGATATTATTCTGACGCAGCGAGACCAATCGTCCGGATTGGAGATCTATCTGGAGGGCCGCCCGATGTTTCGGGGCTCGCCGGGAATGCTCAAAGGCCACAAAGCGATTCGCGTCGGCGAACGAATTCGACCGGCGAAAGAGCTGATCGCCCAACAATTGGGTGAGTCGGACGAGCCTGAGAAAAAGTAAAGCCGCTGCCGCGGCCGGTGCTTTCGGCGGATGCTCAAACCGCGGCGGGCTCTGCGTTCGCACCGGAAAGAGCAATCAGCAATCGCTCGAGTTCGACCCTGTCAGGGAGTCGTCCGCCACCTTTGACGCTTTCGTCGGCCCGAAGCAAGACGTTTCGAAATTGCTCGGCGCGGGGGCGACCGACACGACGAAGATACTGCTCCGTCTGACCAATTTCTCGAGGAAAGACCCCGGCCGACTTGAGCGCTGCTGCGAGTGGAGTCCCCTTGGACGATTCATCGACCCCCTTCATGATGCGTCGATAGGTATAATTGATTCCGCCCAGCACGCGTTGAGGCGCCTCCCCCGCCGTCAGCAGCGCATCGAGCTGCCGCATCGCCGAGTCGATGTCGCCGGTTCGAATGGCGGACAGCATTTCAAATGTCGTCTTCGTGCTCCAACCGCCGACCAACGCGGTGACGTCCTCGACAGAGATCTCGCTTCGGTCCCCCGCATAAGCTGAGAGCTTCGACAACTCCTGCGATAGCAATCCGAGGTCATCGCCGGCCAGTTCGACGATCAAACCGGCGGCATCAGGGCCGAGCTTTTTCTCGTGGACTGAAGCCGCCTCGTCTTTCAGCCAGCGAACCAAGGCCGCACCTTTGATCGCCTTGCATTCAATCGCGGTGGAATCGGGCGATGCGGCGACGGCTTTCGCCAGCTTCGTATTCTTTGGCCACGAATTGACTTCAAGGATCAGGGTCGATCCCTTGGACGGCTTCGGGACGTATTTTTCGAGCCCCGACCGAAAGTTGCTGACGAACTTATCGGCGTCTTCGACCACAACGAGACGCGTGTCGCCCCACATTGAGACGGTGCGAACTTCGTCCAAGACCGATTGCAGATCGGCCTGCTCACCCGGAAATCGCGTTGATGCAGCGTCTTCATCCCCACCGAGTACGATTTCCTCGATCCGTTCTCGGACGCCGCGTTTGAAGTGCGGCTCGTCTCCGAACAGCACGGTGATCGCAGGAACGTCGGGAGACTTCTTCTTTAAAAACTCGGTCGCATGCACGTTGCGATTCCTCCCGTTGACCGTCGACTCACCTGCGACCTAAATTCCCGGTCGGTTATTTTGGCACATGTCGTAACGACGCGACACTGTTCAAACAATTGCTTCACCATTTCGCCAATCGAGCAACCTTGGCAATCACCGACAGTCTTCACCGCGAACGAGAGGAGTCGGCCGAAGACGTAGCAGAATACGTCTGCCCGGGCGAACGCGCGGCGATTTCGCCAGCCGTTCACCTATCGCGAGTGGCTCGCGGATATCACAAATGCCGCCGATGCCCGCACAATCCAGCGATTGTGGATTTGAACTCCGGCGAGGCACCCGTCGATCAGCTTGCGGTCGACCTACCTGATGACAGGGATGACCGCTGCACGGGCCTGTTTCGCCGCGACTTGGGAACGGCGGAGTTGGAGCTCATTGCCGGTCGTTTCGCGGTTCAATTGCACAACCGGCAGGAATTTCCGCTCGCTTCCGGCGGGCGGACCGGACAACAGCCCCTTCCCTCAGTCGTCGTCGGATACGGCGACGGCCCTCACGATGCGGAGGTCGCACTTCGCTTATCGGCCACGCTCCGCCGGTACGGATGCACGACGCTCTCGATCGGTGCTGTGACAGCCTCGGCGATGCGTTTCGGCGTCCACCACCTCGACGCCGACGGCGGCGTTCACGCTTCGTCCGGCGGGTTGGCGACAGGGCGGATCGGCGTCCGTCTGCTCGATCGTGACTCGTTTTCCGAATCGGTAGAAAGCTGGCAAACGTCAGTTTCCGGGCTGCGAACTCATGAGCCGATTACTCCGACCCGACGCGGCGGCTCTACCCGTTCCTTCGACGTCACGGTCCCCTATTCGGCTGCATTCCTGAAACACTTTCGCGGCACACTCGGGCAAGGCGTTGCGGTCGAGTGTGACTCCAAACTATGGCTGAAGAATTGCCGGCGGGTCGGCGATGCGGTCGGGCTATCGATCACTGATCCCACCACATCGGGTTCGAAGGCATTCGAACTTGTCGTCGATCCGGAGGGTGAGCGGACCGCGATCCATGACGAATTGCGGAACCCTGTCGGATCGGCCGAACTAATTTCACTCCTGTCGCGTGATGCCTTACGCGAGCATCCGGGCAGTTCGATCGTGCTCGATTGGGACCTTGCCCGAAAATTTCGCCCTCTCATCACATCACTCGGTGGGGACTGCGTTCCCAGCAATAGTTCGCCACGTTCGATGGCGGCAACAATTCGAGACCACCGGGGCCTCCTCGGTTTCGACTCAACGGGTCGCATCTGGTACCGCCAGGACGTTCCGACCGCCGATGTCCTGTTGGTCCTCGCCCATCTCGCCCGGATCCTCAGCCGCAGTCGCGAACCGCTTTCGAAACTCCTGCGACGCGAAGCCTTGCTGAGGCATGAACCTGCGGAAGCGATGACGTAGGCCTTATTGAGAGCGTCATCGTTCCAAATTGGCCGACCCGAATCGTGGTGATAAAGAAAAACCCCGCCGCAAGCTGCGACGGGGTTTTTATAGATTGACTGTCAAACGAATCAGTCGTCTGTCGAATCGGAGGAGTCACCTTCAGGGGAGTCGGTACCGGCAGCCGCTCCAACCAACTCTTCCTTCGGCTCTTCTTCGGCCGTGCTACCGACGAAGTCGAGGTGCTTGTCCTCGCCAACTTCTTTGACTTCGACGGTGATCAGGTTGTGGCCTTCAAACGCCCCGCGAAGCAATTCTTCACTGAGCGGGTCTTCGATATAGGTACCGATCGACCTGCGGAGCGGCCGGGCTCCGTATTCGACGTCGGCTCCCTTTTCGACGACATATTCCCGCGCGGCTTCGGTCAATTCGAGCTTGAGGTCACGCTCGGCGAGCCGATCGCGAACCTTGCCGAGTTCAATCTCGACGATGTCTTTCAGTTCTTCCTTAGTCAGTTTGCGGAAGACCACGACCTCGTCGAGACGACCGAGGAACTCGGGGCGGAAGTGCCGTTCGAGTTCGCCCATCACGTCCTGCTTCATATCCTGATAAGACCGCTCTTTATCGCGATCGGCGACCGCGTGCAGCCCGAAGCCGCCCGAAGCGATCTGCTTCGCACCGGCATTCGTGGTCAGGATCATGATCGTGTTCTTAAAGTCGACCTTCCGACCGAAGCTGTCGGTCAGGTGGCCTTCTTCCATGATCTGAAGCAGCATATTAAACACGTCGGGGTGAGCCTTCTCGATTTCATCGAGCAGGACCACCGAATACGGACGGCGACGAATCTTTTCCGTCAACTGACCGCCTTCTTCGTAACCGACATATCCCGGAGGCGCACCGATCAGTCGGCTGACGTTGTGCTTTTCCATGTACTCGCTCATGTCGATTTGAATGAGCGAGTCCTGATCGCCGAACATAAATTCGGCGAGTGTCTTGGCGAGCAGCGTTTTGCCGACCCCGGTCGGTCCGGCGAATAGGAAGACCCCGGTCGGACGTTTCGGGTCCTTAAGACCGGCCCGGCTACGGCGAACCGCTTTACAGACCTGCTTGATTGCCTCGTCCTGGCTGACGACGCGTTTGTGAAGTTCCTGCTCCATCTCAAGCAGCCGCACGGCGTCTTCGCTCGAGAGGCGAGTCAGTGGAATGCCGGTCATTTTGGCAACGACTTCGGCGATCACCTCTTCGTCGACCACGCCGTCAACTTCGTCCGCCTTCTCGCGCCATTCCTTGGTCATCTGCTCCTTCTTCTTGCGAACCTTATCGGCCTGATCACGTAGCGACGCGGCCTTTTCGAAGTCCTGATTGGCGACCGCTTCCTCTTTGAGCTGATTGAACTTTTCGATCTCGTCTTCGAGCTCCTTCAGATCGGGCGGGCGGACCATGCTGCGGAGTCGGATCCGGGCGCCCGCTTCGTCAATCACGTCGATCGCCTTATCGGGCAGCGCACGATCGGTGATATAGCGGGTCGAAAATTCGACGGCAGCTTTCAGGCCTTCGTCGGTAATTTTCACCTTGTGATGCTGCTCGTAGCGTTCACGCAGGCCCTTAAGGATTTCGACCGCCTGTTCGGCAGACGGCGGCTCAACGTTGACCTTCTGGAAGCGACGTTCGAGGGCGCTGTCCTTCTCA contains:
- the holA gene encoding DNA polymerase III subunit delta, whose translation is MHATEFLKKKSPDVPAITVLFGDEPHFKRGVRERIEEIVLGGDEDAASTRFPGEQADLQSVLDEVRTVSMWGDTRLVVVEDADKFVSNFRSGLEKYVPKPSKGSTLILEVNSWPKNTKLAKAVAASPDSTAIECKAIKGAALVRWLKDEAASVHEKKLGPDAAGLIVELAGDDLGLLSQELSKLSAYAGDRSEISVEDVTALVGGWSTKTTFEMLSAIRTGDIDSAMRQLDALLTAGEAPQRVLGGINYTYRRIMKGVDESSKGTPLAAALKSAGVFPREIGQTEQYLRRVGRPRAEQFRNVLLRADESVKGGGRLPDRVELERLLIALSGANAEPAAV
- a CDS encoding ATP-dependent Clp protease ATP-binding subunit gives rise to the protein MYERFTDRARKVMQLANQEAQRFNHEYIGTEHILLGLVKEGSGVAANVLKNLDVDLRKIRLEVEKIVQSGPDMVTMGKLPQTPRAKKVIEYAMEEARNLNHNYVGTEHLLLGLLREQEGVAAQVLMNLGLKLEDVRDEVLNLLGHGIEGTEGGERAGGGGGGSSSSKGSGKSKTPALDSFGRDLTELAKQGKLDPVIGREHEIERVTQILCRRQKNNPVLLGEAGVGKTAIVEGFAQMVVDGNVPELLRDRRIVVLDLAMMVAGTKYRGQFEERIKAVMNEVRRAKNTILFIDELHTLVGAGGAEGAIDASNVLKPALSRGELQCIGATTLDEYRKYIEKDSALERRFQKVNVEPPSAEQAVEILKGLRERYEQHHKVKITDEGLKAAVEFSTRYITDRALPDKAIDVIDEAGARIRLRSMVRPPDLKELEDEIEKFNQLKEEAVANQDFEKAASLRDQADKVRKKKEQMTKEWREKADEVDGVVDEEVIAEVVAKMTGIPLTRLSSEDAVRLLEMEQELHKRVVSQDEAIKQVCKAVRRSRAGLKDPKRPTGVFLFAGPTGVGKTLLAKTLAEFMFGDQDSLIQIDMSEYMEKHNVSRLIGAPPGYVGYEEGGQLTEKIRRRPYSVVLLDEIEKAHPDVFNMLLQIMEEGHLTDSFGRKVDFKNTIMILTTNAGAKQIASGGFGLHAVADRDKERSYQDMKQDVMGELERHFRPEFLGRLDEVVVFRKLTKEELKDIVEIELGKVRDRLAERDLKLELTEAAREYVVEKGADVEYGARPLRRSIGTYIEDPLSEELLRGAFEGHNLITVEVKEVGEDKHLDFVGSTAEEEPKEELVGAAAGTDSPEGDSSDSTDD
- the fliM gene encoding flagellar motor switch protein FliM, which encodes MSDVLSQNEVESLLAALDGDASASDFGGGGGQDPAPRTGGQISVYDFKRPERVSKEQMRAFQALHEGFSREFGAALSGMLRSIVEVRLISVDQLTYSEFVFSLENPTCFNLLESKGLEGNLILDLNPSIIFPVVDRLLGGGRHARLSNPNRALTEIELRLVSRITQLAMRGLEKAWSNLCSLDLHVTQVESNPQLVQIVPPNEVIVLISFEISMGDMRGIMNLCIPFNTIEPLSGKLSSDTWSAYTKRAADERQKLSLEKSVGKAKVKLAVQVAETTVTADEIAGLAVGDIILTQRDQSSGLEIYLEGRPMFRGSPGMLKGHKAIRVGERIRPAKELIAQQLGESDEPEKK